The following proteins are co-located in the Manihot esculenta cultivar AM560-2 chromosome 9, M.esculenta_v8, whole genome shotgun sequence genome:
- the LOC110621992 gene encoding transcriptional activator DEMETER isoform X4: MDTGKENQKELQVEDSWIPKTPLKPNLPTPQVIYTTTENELGLKGLSPGFSQESRDGRLSACLDSAANGNWKAALEAQKGITVDSAETCRGFPINSTARCNFTSLLALQDRASATTTSAFRSNLPFINGNYSQESQCKLNPFYLSGSTQTPPHGPAYDLNSPADGKATSCIFHLTPEKDSTLGCRQVTQVHYNYRDQRENQQRNVLQNETSITAVDTNSLQTGRELQKLAKDSLSTAVCTITKENHNPETPQQKPRRKKHRPKVVTEGRPRSRKPVTAKPASSTETPTLKRKYVRKKPLDNTPNLPLAESKINPTGKRRYVRKKPLNKASATPPVEAAGESINPKALDPANKSCRRSLNFDTQAKLGDDDSKCKPNANKDSQPQAQLRNQSKSTVDIGQGIEVIVKTTQACIACDLADSVNQMLKEYISLPEKQAPSAAYELIEGENHTVLPLPAKTHPPGEEQNDNSQESHAKEENQVTGTVQQKTTQIMLPADTERPSVDPDGSTCRTCTILPDEGKENGSKRKLFSSIQQPDSCSTNLSGIQYNSLPTYQRTLSSILKKKTEKGQNSAASGKSCMTFAKDIGRTVMTCPPKDARVDPSISTSNYLISAPCTANADAHGETGSLQSEKQNSGPNANQKKRSTKKRPRGPTQIQDLAQVTKMRGLMRQTYTVGLIPADYNVQQVEDSNRPHECIEALAEEMCGTLTTKRSKKNVSLINSTSSPTNWEQSHGKIILCNQSQFLAQSLGTPPEVIWGISHVDAIVEQLQHLNINRENGGIAYKEQSALVPYYIGNEQNALVLYRRDGTIIPFADSFVPIKKRRPRPKVHLDEETNKVWKLLMGNINGEGIDGTDEEKEKWWEEERKVFHGRANSFIARMHLVQGDRRFSQWKGSVVDSVIGVFLTQNVSDHLSSSAFMSLAARFPLKSANNQCFEERTSSVIEKPIACMPDLEEAIKWNGTPNQSICDQSSMTLHESELDEEQEVVNSNASSTSSIGIISSISGLETYYESKVNRLTTDTTKTANNGYTREKRSEINDAFSSQNSVISSQNSVDSPTAQAAERKESFSGNSEAEDLIDRSKFNSWNSSSSFMELLIKAGSNKLHEVQSHGYDRVFPDQNSKDECNKTQNAGNDFHMHKKYNVDCPRSTLEASAIPSNNCQSHLISNLGGVGFEYYEMFTEETRCYEISKNHRRNSVKEPSLFTSECTSQTTDENNMTIAAQEASISPTPNNPSCSKFQGKHTTTQTQGKLVEDLPIFSKSLDQMQNNEMQENLYVSLSNPGESLDIVESSSGLNPQQKNSPKTTELDLIERGLAEIKETKEMNAATRKAKSRRVGKEIREHVDWDELRKQAEANEKKRQRTQNTMDSLDWEAVRCADVNEIANAIKERGMNNVLAERIKNFLNRLVREHGSIDLEWLRDVPPDKAKEYLLSIRGLGLKSVECVRLLTLHHLAFPVDTNVGRIAVRLGWVPLQPLPESLQLHLLELYPVLESIQKHLWPRLCKLDQRTLYELHYQMITFGKVFCTKSKPNCNACPMRGECRHFASAFASARLALPGPEEKGIVSATENRTVKQNPTVMSDQLPLPLPQATEPSEGNQQSESNRYLAVINCEPIVEEPSSPEPECPQVTEADMEDTFCEDPDEIPTIKLNIEEFTQNLQNYMQENMELQEGDMSKALVALTSEAASIPTPKLKHVSRLRTEHQVYELPDSHPLLQGLDRREPDDPCSYLLAIWTPAPTRLIASFFKEIGYMLKRSQRNCGSYKWSTINMGHPLFTFHTKAQRTGYLNHKICKAQRIQVLG; encoded by the exons ATGGATACAGGCAAAGAGAACCAAAAAGAGTTGCAGGTGGAGGATTCGTGGATTCCAAAAACTCCTTTGAAGCCCAATCTACCAACACCACAGGTGATCTACACAACCACAGAAAACGAGTTGGGATTAAAAGGATTGTCACCTGGTTTTTCTCAAGAGAGTAGAGATGGAAGGTTGAGCGCATGTTTAGATTCCGCCGCCAATGGCAACTGGAAAGCAGCTTTAGAAGCTCAAAAGGGCATTACAGTTGACAGTGCTGAAACATGCAGAGGATTTCCCATCAACAGTACAGCCAGATGCAACTTTACATCTCTTTTGGCTCTTCAAGATCGAGCCTCAGCAACCACTACGAGTGCATTCAGATCAAATCTCCCTTTTATTAATGGCAATTACTCGCAGGAATCCCAGTGTAAGCTCAATCCATTTTATCTCTCTG GCAGTACACAAACGCCGCCTCATGGACCTGCTTACGACCTTAACTCACCAGCAGACGGCAAGGCGACGTCTTGTATATTTCACTTAACACCAGAGAAGGACTCAACACTGGGATGCAGACAAGTCACTCAAGTGCACTATAACTACAGAGATCAAAGAGAGAATCAGCAAAGAAATGTGCTGCAGAATGAAACTTCTATAACAGCAGTTGACACCAACAGCCTCCAAACTGGCAGAGAACTCCAAAAGCTGGCAAAAGATTCATTGTCTACTGCTGTTTGTACAATAACCAAGGAGAATCACAATCCTGAAACACCACAGCAGAAACCAAGGAGGAAAAAGCACAGGCCAAAAGTAGTCACAGAAGGCAGGCCTAGGAGTAGAAAACCAGTTACTGCAAAGCCTGCTTCTTCCACTGAAACGCCAACCTTAAAGAGGAAGTATGTGCGAAAGAAACCACTTGACAACACCCCAAATCTGCCCCTGGCAGAATCTAAAATAAACCCAACAGGTAAAAGGCGTTATGTGCGAAAGAAACCACTCAATAAAGCCTCAGCAACTCCCCCAGTAGAAGCAGCCGGAGAATCTATTAATCCAAAGGCACTAGATCCTGCCAATAAGTCATGCAGAAGGTCGTTAAATTTTGACACTCAAGCAAAACTGGGAGATGACGACTCCAAATGTAAGCCAAATGCTAACAAAGATTCTCAGCCACAAGCACAACTAAGAAATCAATCAAAATCAACCGTGGATATTGGGCAAGGAATTGAAGTAATCGTAAAAACTACACAAGCATGCATTGCATGTGATCTTGCAGATTCTGTGAACCAAATGCTTAAAGAGTATATCTCATTGCCTGAAAAACAAGCACCAAGTGCAGCTTATGAGCTCATTGAAGGAGAAAATCACACAGTACTTCCTCTTCCTGCAAAGACTCATCCTCCAGGGGAAGAACAGAATGACAACTCACAGGAGAGCCACGCCAAAGAGGAAAACCAAGTGACTGGTACTGTACAGCAGAAAACCACACAGATCATGTTGCCAGCTGACACTGAACGGCCATCAGTAGATCCAGATGGCTCCACCTGCAGAACCTGCACAATTTTGCCagatgaaggaaaagaaaatggatcaaaAAGGAAGCTTTTCAGTTCCATTCAACAGCCAGATTCCTGCAGCACAAATCTATCTGGGATTCAGTACAATTCTTTACCTACGTACCAGAGAACACTTTCAAgcattttaaagaaaaagactGAAAAGGGACAAAATTCAGCTGCATCCGGCAAATCCTGTATGACTTTTGCAAAAGACATAGGAAGAACAGTAATGACATGCCCACCAAAGGATGCCAGAGTAGATCCTTCTATCTCAACATCCAATTATTTGATTTCTGCCCCATGCACTGCTAATGCAGATGCACATGGAGAAACAGGCAGCCTTCAGTCTGAAAAGCAAAATTCTGGCCCCAATGCCAACCAAAAGAAGAGGTCAACAAAAAAGAGACCCCGAGGTCCTACTCAaattcaagatttggctcaagTAACCAAAATGAGGGGCCTGATGCGTCAAACTTACACAGTTGGACTCATACCAGCAGATTATAATGTACAGCAAGTTGAGGACTCAAATAGACCTCATGAATGTATAGAGGCTTTAGCAGAAGAAATGTGTGGAACACTGACAACAAAGAGAAGTAAGAAGAACGTCTCTCTAATTAATTCCACATCCTCCCCCACAAATTGGGAGCAATCACATGGGAAAATCATCTTATGCAATCAGAGCCAATTCTTAGCCCAGTCACTAG GTACTCCTCCAGAAGTAATATGGGGCATATCTCACGTTGATGCTATAGTTGAGCAATTACAGCATCTAAACATTAATAGGGAAAATGGTGGCATAGCATATAAAGAACAGAGTGCTCTTGTTCCTTACTATATTGGAAATGAACAGAATGCACTTGTTCTTTATAGAAGAGATGGCACTATTATACCCTTTGCTGACTCATTTGTACCCATCAAGAAACGACGTCCACGACCTAAAGTTCACCTCGATGAAGAAACTAACAAAGTATGGAAACTTCTAATGGGAAACATCAATGGTGAAGGCATTGATGGAACTGATGAAGAGAAGGAGAAGTGGTGGGAAGAAGAACGAAAAGTTTTCCATGGGCGTGCGAACTCATTTATAGCACGAATGCATCTTGTACAAG GGGATAGGCGCTTCTCTCAATGGAAGGGATCAGTTGTTGACTCGGTGATTGGAGTATTTCTTACCCAAAATGTCTCTGACCATCTTTCTAG TTCTGCATTCATGTCACTTGCTGCACGTTTTCCTTTGAAGTCGGCTAACAATCAATGCTTTGAAGAAAGAACAAGCTCAGTAATTGAGAAACCAATAGCATGCATGCCAGATCTAGAAGAAGCCATAAAATGGAATGGGACACCAAATCAATCAATTTGTGACCAAAGTTCCATGACCCTCCATGAGTCTGAGCTTGATGAGGAACAAGAGGTAGTGAATAGCAATGCATCCTCTACAAGCAGTATTGGGATTATTAGCTCTATAAGTGGCTTAGAGACATACTATGAATCAAAGGTAAACAGATTAACAACAGATACCACCAAGACAGCAAATAATGGTTATACAAGGGAAAAGAGAAGCGAGATAAATGATGCATTTTCATCTCAAAATTCTGTTATTTCATCTCAAAACTCTGTGGATTCACCAACTGCTCAAGCTGCTGAAAGAAAAGAATCATTCTCAGGGAACTCAGAAGCAGAAGATTTAATTGATAGATCTAAATTCAATAGTTGGAACAGCTCTAGTTCTTTTATGGAGCTTTTAATAAAGGCTGGATCTAACAAGCTACATGAAGTCCAGAGCCATGGATATGACAGAGTCTTTCCTGATCAGAACTCAAAAGATGAGTGTAACAAAACCCAAAATGCAGGAAATGACTTCCACATGCATAAGAAATACAATGTAGATTGTCCTAGAAGCACCTTAGAAGCATCTGCAATTCCATCCAATAACTGTCAATCGCATCTTATTTCCAACTTAGGAGGCGTGGGATTTGAGTACTATGAGATGTTTACCGAGGAAACAAGATGTTATGAAATATCAAAGAACCACAGAAGAAACTCTGTGAAAGAACCAAGTTTATTTACATCAGAATGTACCAGTCAAACTACAGATGAAAATAATATGACCATTGCTGCTCAAGAAGCATCCATATCTCCAACTCCAAATAATCCATCATGCAGCAAGTTTCAAGGCAAGCACACAACCACACAAACTCAAGGAAAGCTTGTTGAAGACCTTCCCATTTTCAGCAAATCATTGGATCAGATGCAAAACAATGAAATGCAGGAAAATCTGTACGTGTCACTGTCAAACCCAGGAGAAAGCTTAGATATTGTGGAAAGTAGCAGCGGACTTAATCCACAACAAAAGAATTCACCAAAAACAACAGAACTAGACTTGATTGAACGTGGCCTTGCAGAAATTAAGGAGACTAAAGAAATGAATGCTGCCACCAGAAAAGCAAAAAGCAGAAGGGTTGGAAAGGAGATAAGAGAACATGTTGACTGGGATGAGTTAAGAAAACAGGCAGAAGCAAATGAGAAGAAAAGACAAAGAACACAGAACACAATGGACTCATTGGACTGGGAAGCTGTAAGATGTGCAGATGTTAATGAGATTGCCAATGCAATCAAGGAGCGTGGGATGAACAATGTGCTTGCAGAACGTATAAAG AATTTTCTTAATCGACTGGTTAGAGAACACGGAAGCATTGATCTGGAATGGCTGAGAGATGTTCCACCAGACAAAGCGAA AGAGTATCTACTAAGCATAAGGGGACTGGGACTGAAAAGTGTGGAGTGTGTACGGCTTCTCACACTTCACCATCTTGCTTTTCCA GTTGACACAAATGTTGGACGTATAGCTGTACGATTGGGCTGGGTCCCTCTTCAGCCACTGCCCGAATCACTTCAATTACACCTTCTAGAGCT GTACCCTGTGCTGGAATCAATTCAAAAACATCTTTGGCCCCGACTGTGCAAGCTTGACCAGAGAACACT GTATGAACTGCATTACCAGATGATCACTTTTGGAAAG GTATTCTGTACCAAAAGCAAGCCCAATTGCAATGCCTGTCCAATGCGAGGAGAATGCAGACACTTCGCTAGTGCATTTGCCAG TGCAAGACTCGCCTTACCTGGGCCAGAAGAAAAAGGTATAGTGAGTGCAACTGAAAACAGGACAGTTAAGCAAAACCCTACTGTGATGAGTGATCAACTGCCACTGCCGCTACCCCAGGCCACTGAACCATCAGAAGGAAATCAGCAGTCAGAATCCAACAGATATCTTGCAGTCATTAATTGTGAACCTATTGTTGAAGAGCCATCATCACCAGAACCAGAATGCCCTCAAGTCACAGAAGCTGATATGGAAGATACCTTCTGTGAGGATCCTGATGAAATTCCGACAATCAAACTGAATATTGAAGAGTTCACTCAAAATTTGCAGAACTACATGCAAGAAAATATGGAACTTCAAGAAGGTGATATGTCAAAAGCGTTGGTTGCTCTGACATCGGAAGCAGCTTCCATTCCCACACCCAAGCTCAAGCATGTAAGTCGGCTGCGAACAGAGCACCAAGT TTACGAACTTCCAGACAGCCACCCTCTTCTGCAAGGG TTGGATAGACGAGAACCTGATGATCCATGCTCTTACCTTCTTGCTATATGGACACCGG CCCCAACCAGGTTGATTGCttctttttttaaagaaatcggTTACATGCTGAAAAGAAGTCAAAGGAATTGCGGTTCATACAAATGGTCCACTATCAATATGGGCCACCCTTTATTTACTTTTCATACAAAAGCTCAAAGGACAGGTTATTTAAACCATAAGATATGCAAAGCCCAAAGAATCCAAGTGTTGGGCTAA
- the LOC110621992 gene encoding DNA glycosylase/AP lyase ROS1 isoform X5, which produces MDTGKENQKELQVEDSWIPKTPLKPNLPTPQVIYTTTENELGLKGLSPGFSQESRDGRLSACLDSAANGNWKAALEAQKGITVDSAETCRGFPINSTARCNFTSLLALQDRASATTTSAFRSNLPFINGNYSQESQCKLNPFYLSGSTQTPPHGPAYDLNSPADGKATSCIFHLTPEKDSTLGCRQVTQVHYNYRDQRENQQRNVLQNETSITAVDTNSLQTGRELQKLAKDSLSTAVCTITKENHNPETPQQKPRRKKHRPKVVTEGRPRSRKPVTAKPASSTETPTLKRKYVRKKPLDNTPNLPLAESKINPTGKRRYVRKKPLNKASATPPVEAAGESINPKALDPANKSCRRSLNFDTQAKLGDDDSKCKPNANKDSQPQAQLRNQSKSTVDIGQGIEVIVKTTQACIACDLADSVNQMLKEYISLPEKQAPSAAYELIEGENHTVLPLPAKTHPPGEEQNDNSQESHAKEENQVTGTVQQKTTQIMLPADTERPSVDPDGSTCRTCTILPDEGKENGSKRKLFSSIQQPDSCSTNLSGIQYNSLPTYQRTLSSILKKKTEKGQNSAASGKSCMTFAKDIGRTVMTCPPKDARVDPSISTSNYLISAPCTANADAHGETGSLQSEKQNSGPNANQKKRSTKKRPRGPTQIQDLAQVTKMRGLMRQTYTVGLIPADYNVQQVEDSNRPHECIEALAEEMCGTLTTKRSKKNVSLINSTSSPTNWEQSHGKIILCNQSQFLAQSLGTPPEVIWGISHVDAIVEQLQHLNINRENGGIAYKEQSALVPYYIGNEQNALVLYRRDGTIIPFADSFVPIKKRRPRPKVHLDEETNKVWKLLMGNINGEGIDGTDEEKEKWWEEERKVFHGRANSFIARMHLVQGDRRFSQWKGSVVDSVIGVFLTQNVSDHLSSSAFMSLAARFPLKSANNQCFEERTSSVIEKPIACMPDLEEAIKWNGTPNQSICDQSSMTLHESELDEEQEVVNSNASSTSSIGIISSISGLETYYESKVNRLTTDTTKTANNGYTREKRSEINDAFSSQNSVISSQNSVDSPTAQAAERKESFSGNSEAEDLIDRSKFNSWNSSSSFMELLIKAGSNKLHEVQSHGYDRVFPDQNSKDECNKTQNAGNDFHMHKKYNVDCPRSTLEASAIPSNNCQSHLISNLGGVGFEYYEMFTEETRCYEISKNHRRNSVKEPSLFTSECTSQTTDENNMTIAAQEASISPTPNNPSCSKFQGKHTTTQTQGKLVEDLPIFSKSLDQMQNNEMQENLYVSLSNPGESLDIVESSSGLNPQQKNSPKTTELDLIERGLAEIKETKEMNAATRKAKSRRVGKEIREHVDWDELRKQAEANEKKRQRTQNTMDSLDWEAVRCADVNEIANAIKERGMNNVLAERIKNFLNRLVREHGSIDLEWLRDVPPDKAKEYLLSIRGLGLKSVECVRLLTLHHLAFPVDTNVGRIAVRLGWVPLQPLPESLQLHLLELYPVLESIQKHLWPRLCKLDQRTLYELHYQMITFGKVFCTKSKPNCNACPMRGECRHFASAFAR; this is translated from the exons ATGGATACAGGCAAAGAGAACCAAAAAGAGTTGCAGGTGGAGGATTCGTGGATTCCAAAAACTCCTTTGAAGCCCAATCTACCAACACCACAGGTGATCTACACAACCACAGAAAACGAGTTGGGATTAAAAGGATTGTCACCTGGTTTTTCTCAAGAGAGTAGAGATGGAAGGTTGAGCGCATGTTTAGATTCCGCCGCCAATGGCAACTGGAAAGCAGCTTTAGAAGCTCAAAAGGGCATTACAGTTGACAGTGCTGAAACATGCAGAGGATTTCCCATCAACAGTACAGCCAGATGCAACTTTACATCTCTTTTGGCTCTTCAAGATCGAGCCTCAGCAACCACTACGAGTGCATTCAGATCAAATCTCCCTTTTATTAATGGCAATTACTCGCAGGAATCCCAGTGTAAGCTCAATCCATTTTATCTCTCTG GCAGTACACAAACGCCGCCTCATGGACCTGCTTACGACCTTAACTCACCAGCAGACGGCAAGGCGACGTCTTGTATATTTCACTTAACACCAGAGAAGGACTCAACACTGGGATGCAGACAAGTCACTCAAGTGCACTATAACTACAGAGATCAAAGAGAGAATCAGCAAAGAAATGTGCTGCAGAATGAAACTTCTATAACAGCAGTTGACACCAACAGCCTCCAAACTGGCAGAGAACTCCAAAAGCTGGCAAAAGATTCATTGTCTACTGCTGTTTGTACAATAACCAAGGAGAATCACAATCCTGAAACACCACAGCAGAAACCAAGGAGGAAAAAGCACAGGCCAAAAGTAGTCACAGAAGGCAGGCCTAGGAGTAGAAAACCAGTTACTGCAAAGCCTGCTTCTTCCACTGAAACGCCAACCTTAAAGAGGAAGTATGTGCGAAAGAAACCACTTGACAACACCCCAAATCTGCCCCTGGCAGAATCTAAAATAAACCCAACAGGTAAAAGGCGTTATGTGCGAAAGAAACCACTCAATAAAGCCTCAGCAACTCCCCCAGTAGAAGCAGCCGGAGAATCTATTAATCCAAAGGCACTAGATCCTGCCAATAAGTCATGCAGAAGGTCGTTAAATTTTGACACTCAAGCAAAACTGGGAGATGACGACTCCAAATGTAAGCCAAATGCTAACAAAGATTCTCAGCCACAAGCACAACTAAGAAATCAATCAAAATCAACCGTGGATATTGGGCAAGGAATTGAAGTAATCGTAAAAACTACACAAGCATGCATTGCATGTGATCTTGCAGATTCTGTGAACCAAATGCTTAAAGAGTATATCTCATTGCCTGAAAAACAAGCACCAAGTGCAGCTTATGAGCTCATTGAAGGAGAAAATCACACAGTACTTCCTCTTCCTGCAAAGACTCATCCTCCAGGGGAAGAACAGAATGACAACTCACAGGAGAGCCACGCCAAAGAGGAAAACCAAGTGACTGGTACTGTACAGCAGAAAACCACACAGATCATGTTGCCAGCTGACACTGAACGGCCATCAGTAGATCCAGATGGCTCCACCTGCAGAACCTGCACAATTTTGCCagatgaaggaaaagaaaatggatcaaaAAGGAAGCTTTTCAGTTCCATTCAACAGCCAGATTCCTGCAGCACAAATCTATCTGGGATTCAGTACAATTCTTTACCTACGTACCAGAGAACACTTTCAAgcattttaaagaaaaagactGAAAAGGGACAAAATTCAGCTGCATCCGGCAAATCCTGTATGACTTTTGCAAAAGACATAGGAAGAACAGTAATGACATGCCCACCAAAGGATGCCAGAGTAGATCCTTCTATCTCAACATCCAATTATTTGATTTCTGCCCCATGCACTGCTAATGCAGATGCACATGGAGAAACAGGCAGCCTTCAGTCTGAAAAGCAAAATTCTGGCCCCAATGCCAACCAAAAGAAGAGGTCAACAAAAAAGAGACCCCGAGGTCCTACTCAaattcaagatttggctcaagTAACCAAAATGAGGGGCCTGATGCGTCAAACTTACACAGTTGGACTCATACCAGCAGATTATAATGTACAGCAAGTTGAGGACTCAAATAGACCTCATGAATGTATAGAGGCTTTAGCAGAAGAAATGTGTGGAACACTGACAACAAAGAGAAGTAAGAAGAACGTCTCTCTAATTAATTCCACATCCTCCCCCACAAATTGGGAGCAATCACATGGGAAAATCATCTTATGCAATCAGAGCCAATTCTTAGCCCAGTCACTAG GTACTCCTCCAGAAGTAATATGGGGCATATCTCACGTTGATGCTATAGTTGAGCAATTACAGCATCTAAACATTAATAGGGAAAATGGTGGCATAGCATATAAAGAACAGAGTGCTCTTGTTCCTTACTATATTGGAAATGAACAGAATGCACTTGTTCTTTATAGAAGAGATGGCACTATTATACCCTTTGCTGACTCATTTGTACCCATCAAGAAACGACGTCCACGACCTAAAGTTCACCTCGATGAAGAAACTAACAAAGTATGGAAACTTCTAATGGGAAACATCAATGGTGAAGGCATTGATGGAACTGATGAAGAGAAGGAGAAGTGGTGGGAAGAAGAACGAAAAGTTTTCCATGGGCGTGCGAACTCATTTATAGCACGAATGCATCTTGTACAAG GGGATAGGCGCTTCTCTCAATGGAAGGGATCAGTTGTTGACTCGGTGATTGGAGTATTTCTTACCCAAAATGTCTCTGACCATCTTTCTAG TTCTGCATTCATGTCACTTGCTGCACGTTTTCCTTTGAAGTCGGCTAACAATCAATGCTTTGAAGAAAGAACAAGCTCAGTAATTGAGAAACCAATAGCATGCATGCCAGATCTAGAAGAAGCCATAAAATGGAATGGGACACCAAATCAATCAATTTGTGACCAAAGTTCCATGACCCTCCATGAGTCTGAGCTTGATGAGGAACAAGAGGTAGTGAATAGCAATGCATCCTCTACAAGCAGTATTGGGATTATTAGCTCTATAAGTGGCTTAGAGACATACTATGAATCAAAGGTAAACAGATTAACAACAGATACCACCAAGACAGCAAATAATGGTTATACAAGGGAAAAGAGAAGCGAGATAAATGATGCATTTTCATCTCAAAATTCTGTTATTTCATCTCAAAACTCTGTGGATTCACCAACTGCTCAAGCTGCTGAAAGAAAAGAATCATTCTCAGGGAACTCAGAAGCAGAAGATTTAATTGATAGATCTAAATTCAATAGTTGGAACAGCTCTAGTTCTTTTATGGAGCTTTTAATAAAGGCTGGATCTAACAAGCTACATGAAGTCCAGAGCCATGGATATGACAGAGTCTTTCCTGATCAGAACTCAAAAGATGAGTGTAACAAAACCCAAAATGCAGGAAATGACTTCCACATGCATAAGAAATACAATGTAGATTGTCCTAGAAGCACCTTAGAAGCATCTGCAATTCCATCCAATAACTGTCAATCGCATCTTATTTCCAACTTAGGAGGCGTGGGATTTGAGTACTATGAGATGTTTACCGAGGAAACAAGATGTTATGAAATATCAAAGAACCACAGAAGAAACTCTGTGAAAGAACCAAGTTTATTTACATCAGAATGTACCAGTCAAACTACAGATGAAAATAATATGACCATTGCTGCTCAAGAAGCATCCATATCTCCAACTCCAAATAATCCATCATGCAGCAAGTTTCAAGGCAAGCACACAACCACACAAACTCAAGGAAAGCTTGTTGAAGACCTTCCCATTTTCAGCAAATCATTGGATCAGATGCAAAACAATGAAATGCAGGAAAATCTGTACGTGTCACTGTCAAACCCAGGAGAAAGCTTAGATATTGTGGAAAGTAGCAGCGGACTTAATCCACAACAAAAGAATTCACCAAAAACAACAGAACTAGACTTGATTGAACGTGGCCTTGCAGAAATTAAGGAGACTAAAGAAATGAATGCTGCCACCAGAAAAGCAAAAAGCAGAAGGGTTGGAAAGGAGATAAGAGAACATGTTGACTGGGATGAGTTAAGAAAACAGGCAGAAGCAAATGAGAAGAAAAGACAAAGAACACAGAACACAATGGACTCATTGGACTGGGAAGCTGTAAGATGTGCAGATGTTAATGAGATTGCCAATGCAATCAAGGAGCGTGGGATGAACAATGTGCTTGCAGAACGTATAAAG AATTTTCTTAATCGACTGGTTAGAGAACACGGAAGCATTGATCTGGAATGGCTGAGAGATGTTCCACCAGACAAAGCGAA AGAGTATCTACTAAGCATAAGGGGACTGGGACTGAAAAGTGTGGAGTGTGTACGGCTTCTCACACTTCACCATCTTGCTTTTCCA GTTGACACAAATGTTGGACGTATAGCTGTACGATTGGGCTGGGTCCCTCTTCAGCCACTGCCCGAATCACTTCAATTACACCTTCTAGAGCT GTACCCTGTGCTGGAATCAATTCAAAAACATCTTTGGCCCCGACTGTGCAAGCTTGACCAGAGAACACT GTATGAACTGCATTACCAGATGATCACTTTTGGAAAG GTATTCTGTACCAAAAGCAAGCCCAATTGCAATGCCTGTCCAATGCGAGGAGAATGCAGACACTTCGCTAGTGCATTTGCCAG ATGA